A single genomic interval of Penicillium psychrofluorescens genome assembly, chromosome: 2 harbors:
- a CDS encoding uncharacterized protein (ID:PFLUO_003366-T1.cds;~source:funannotate) encodes MDDESLNGTERIFPARSGEITLIPTPTNSPDDPLNWSPWRRYWHAFLVLVVVAFTAATSNDAGTAGNGMNAELGISWDAINIAAGVLFIGIGYCTLLLSPAPFLYGRRVSYLLCLLFSIVGSIWLARVQTTQDNIWNQLFVGASESCAEALAQLSLSDLFYQHRRGLVLGLYVLATSIGTFTGPLVAGFITDSPAMGWRWVGWLGAIISGALLVVLFFGLEETIFDRHNTLDGLDMPRRTSTPPESNLLQDEKSKDLAAVQSTSRGGSVDEENPEQKKGKTYFQRIALITPSSTLIGTGFKQYYYRLWHTLRVFGFPAVLYSGLQWGAQDAWLTFYLTVEEDNYYEAPWNYTDAAVGIMNVPTLIGACVGCIYGGWFSDLFVAWMAKRNGGIFEAEQRLWLMFPVALIAPAGLMLFGIGSDLGWDWHRTYVGLGFIGFGWGCAGDLSMAYLMDAYPEMVLEGMVGVSVINNTIGCIFTFSAQYWLDSQTLSQVYIALGVLSFVFLMTTAPMIYWGKTCRKVTRKRYENYLRIRDGRC; translated from the coding sequence ATGGACGACGAAAGTCTCAATGGAACTGAACGCATCTTTCCCGCTCGCAGCGGGGAGATCACTCTCATCCCAACTCCCACAAACTCCCCCGACGACCCTCTGAACTGGAGTCCATGGAGACGGTATTGGCACGCCTTTTTGGTCTTGGTCGTGGTCGCCTTCACAGCCGCCACTTCCAATGATGCTGGCACGGCTGGTAACGGCATGAATGCGGAGCTAGGCATCTCCTGGGACGCGATCAATATTGCCGCCGGTGTCTTGTTCATCGGCATTGGCTACTGTACCCTGCTACTGAGTCCCGCGCCGTTCTTATACGGTCGTCGCGTCTCGTATCTGCTGTGTCTACTATTTTCCATCGTTGGCTCCATCTGGCTCGCGCGAGTGCAGACCACCCAAGATAATATCTGGAACCAACTCTTCGTGGGCGCATCGGAGTCATGCGCCGAGGCTCTCGCCCAACTCTCCCTGTCGGACCTTTTCTACCAGCACCGACGAGGTCTCGTGCTAGGTCTATACGTCCTTGCGACCAGTATCGGTACCTTCACCGGGCCCCTGGTCGCGGGATTTATCACCGACAGCCCTGCTATGGGATGGCGATGGGTCGGATGGCTGGGCGCGATCATCTCCGGGGCccttctcgtcgtcctcttcttcgggctggAAGAGACGATCTTCGATCGACACAATACGCTCGACGGACTCGACATGCCTCGAAGAACCAGCACCCCGCCCGAATCCAACCTCTTGCAGGACGAGAAAAGCAAGGACTTGGCGGCCGTGCAGTCGACGTCTCGCGGTGGCAGCGTCGATGAGGAGAACCCCGAGcagaagaaaggaaagacCTATTTTCAACGCATCGCTTTGATCACTCCTTCCTCTACCTTGATCGGAACGGGCTTCAAACAATACTACTATCGCCTGTGGCACACCCTACGTGTGTTCGGTTTCCCTGCAGTCCTGTACTCCGGCCTCCAGTGGGGAGCCCAAGACGCGTGGCTCACTTTCTACCTAACGGTTGAAGAGGACAATTACTACGAAGCACCATGGAACTACACCGATGCCGCAGTGGGCATCATGAACGTCCCCACTCTGATCGGCGCCTGCGTCGGCTGTATCTACGGTGGCTGGTTTTCGGATCTCTTCGTCGCTTGGATGGCCAAACGCAATGGCGGCATCTTCGAAGCCGAGCAGCGTCTCTGGCTAATGTTCCCCGTTGCCCTCATTGCCCCAGCTGGATTGATGCTGTTCGGCATCGGTTCTGACCTCGGCTGGGACTGGCACCGGACATACGTTGGACTGGGCTTCATCGGCTTCGGCTGGGGCTGTGCTGGTGACCTCAGCATGGCGTACCTCATGGATGCGTATCCCGAGATGGTCCTTGAGGGTATGGTCGGCGTCTCTGTTATCAACAATACCATCGGTTGCATTTTCACCTTCTCCGCTCAGTACTGGCTGGATTCACAGACTCTTTCTCAGGTCTACATCGCTCTTGGTGTGCTGAGCTTTGTCTTCCTGATGACTACCGCCCCGATGATCTACTGGGGTAAGACCTGTCGGAAGGTCACTCGGAAGAGGTATGAGAACTACCTTCGGATCCGCGATGGTCGCTGCTAG
- a CDS encoding uncharacterized protein (ID:PFLUO_003367-T1.cds;~source:funannotate), producing the protein MKSEINPEPIDEQALARLGKKQVLKRRFGFVSIVGFAMAELITWETVLTLFYQPFDNGGPAGAIYGYIIASLSTLSVYTVISELASMAPIAGGQYYWVYMLAPQRWKKVSSYLIGWLTCMAWVATIATETIFLGTMIEGLIALNNPDFAQKRWQNTLLAWASVAGTFFINVVVPNTLPRFEIFILVLHLVGFVAITATLLAMSPKKSAAFVFRTSKNSGGWPTQGLSYCVGFIGNIATFAGADASVHMAEEVTNAAVVIPRAIITGMSLNSALGLSMMLTVLFCLGDVNVLNSATGFPFIQIFYNTTASYTGASIMTAVIMVLTGACSTGITTTASRMTWSFARDQGLPFSRFLKQVTKSTKVPFVSVLVVCGLSCLLTLIYVGSDTAFNDVISLVVTGFYSTYFLPSIFLLYHRLKGHVMPHGTLLDGLPDEVVSAEKQHTAPTKRPQSPVAESLPKRRPSSSPECDDPPQITRPMRLEISQAPLIWGPWKVPGILGTINNMYACAYMLFVLFWSVWPSETPVDYTTMNYSIVVTGGVLILSGLWYFLRARKEYDGPLIDDEIAEIMHLTPGAIPGAVSSV; encoded by the coding sequence ATGAAATCCGAAATTAATCCCGAGCCGATCGATGAACAGGCCTTGGCCCGGCTTGGGAAGAAGCAAGTACTCAAACGACGATTCGGCTTCGTGTCGATCGTTGGCTTCGCCATGGCTGAGCTGATTACCTGGGAGACTGTTCTCACCTTGTTCTACCAACCATTCGACAATGGTGGTCCCGCAGGTGCTATTTATGGCTACATCATCGCCAGTCTTTCAACTTTGTCCGTGTATACTGTTATCTCGGAACTGGCGTCCATGGCTCCAATCGCAGGCGGGCAGTACTACTGGGTGTACATGCTGGCTCCGCAGCGGTGGAAGAAGGTGTCCAGCTATCTAATCGGCTGGCTCACATGTATGGCATGGGTCGCGACAATCGCAACCGAGACAATATTCCTCGGAACAATGATCGAAGGTCTGATTGCCTTGAACAACCCTGACTTCGCCCAGAAACGGTGGCAGAACACTCTGTTGGCCTGGGCTAGTGTGGCCGGCACTTTCTTCATCAATGTCGTAGTGCCGAACACCCTTCCCCGAttcgagatcttcatcttggtGTTGCACTTGGTTggcttcgtcgccatcaCAGCGACACTTCTCGCCATGTCACCCAAGAAATCGGCAGCCTTCGTCTTCCGCACATCGAAGAATTCAGGAGGCTGGCCAACGCAAGGCCTGTCGTACTGCGTGGGCTTTATCGGAAACATCGCAACCTTTGCGGGAGCTGACGCAAGCGTACATATGGCCGAAGAAGTCACTAACGCCGCCGTCGTCATTCCTCGCGCAATAATCACCGGCATGTCCCTCAACAGCGCCCTCGGATTGTCGATGATGCTCACGGTTTTGTTCTGTCTGGGAGACGTCAATGTTTTGAACTCGGCCACAGGATTCCCCTTCATTCAGATCTTCTACAATACCACGGCATCCTACACCGGCGCATCCATCATGACGGCCGTCATCATGGTCCTGACCGGGGCCTGCTCCACTGGTATCACCACTACGGCGTCTCGAATGACCTGGTCGTTTGCGCGCGACCAAGGCCTGCCGTTCTCGCGTTTCCTGAAGCAAGTGACCAAAAGCACCAAAGTTCCTTTCGTATCGGTCCTCGTAGTCTGTGGACTTTCCTGCCTCCTAACGCTCATCTACGTCGGCTCGGACACTGCCTTTAACGATGTCATCTCCCTGGTCGTGACCGGATTCTACAGCACCTACTTCCTCCCAAGTATATTCCTACTCTACCACCGGCTCAAAGGCCACGTCATGCCCCACGGAACCTTACTCGATGGCCTTCCCGACGAAGTTGTCAGTGCCGAGAAACAGCATACTGCTCCCACCAAGCGCCCCCAGAGCCCTGTTGCTGAATCCCTCCCCAAGCGAAGACCTTCCTCTAGCCCTGAATGCGACGATCCTCCGCAGATCACACGCCCGATGCGGTTGGAAATTTCCCAGGCTCCCCTAATCTGGGGACCGTGGAAAGTCCCGGGCATCCTCGGTACTATTAACAACATGTACGCTTGTGCGTATATGTTGTTCGTACTCTTCTGGAGTGTGTGGCCCTCGGAAACCCCAGTGGATTATACGACCATGAACTACAGCATTGTCGTTACGGGTGGTGTGCTGATTTTAAGCGGCCTCTGGTACTTTCTTCGGGCTAGGAAGGAATATGACGGTCCGCTTATAGATGACGAGATTGCTGAGATTATGCACCTCACTCCAGGTGCGATTCCTGGGGCGGTTTCATCTGTTTAG
- a CDS encoding uncharacterized protein (ID:PFLUO_003365-T1.cds;~source:funannotate): MSTCQLKMAQAFHVASFVPIKGPIKPSNCGSDLAVRFEPATLIESAPDEAACAVRSERKKVIVVGAGISGLRAAAVLHRYGCEVVVVEARDRIGGRILTSRNGDQVRDIGAAWMHETSQNGLVKLIPLLSIPYYYDDGMPLYFTREGRAGSQFKAKKVADEFADYCEWYYETNADAEDRSVNDFVKEFVLQHQLITDDERLWAPQAVREVELWIGTSTEQASSRHLSYFVTERNLYMKGGYDRIVNWTAEPLRHEPSMIRLNHQVEHVEWSDDGDTPVRVQCKDADGNPQLIEGDAVVMTLPLGVYHHNLVSFNPPLPSDIQGAMSRFSYGALGKVFFEFSDIFWSKDNDQFMFYPSPSDEDSLSASSVQSSTSMSSRGEKDNILNYATVTINLWMMTGAKELCVQIAEPLTQRIEAMNDSKEIYQFFEPLFKLFRTEPYKALPRLVSVETTHWTQDPLAGYGTYSADKVGDDPDLLIAALEAHKSSRMQFAGEHCTMVANGCVHGAFRTGEIAAVNLLDTFGIHLDGRDIGVKDKLII; this comes from the exons ATGTCAACTTGTCAACTCAAAATGGCCCAAGCTTTCCACGTCGCCTCTTTCGTGCCCATCAAGGGTCCCATAAAACCAAGTAATTGTGGCTCCGACCTGGCTGTGCGCTTCGAACCCGCCACTCTGATTGAGTCGGCCCCGGACGAGGCAGCATGCGCAGTGAGGTCGGAGCGCAAGAAGGTGATTGTGGTGGGAGCAGGAATCTCGGGTCTCCGGGCCGCCGCCGTGCTGCACCGGTATGGCTGTGAAgtcgtggtcgtggaggCCCGCGATCGCATCGGAGGGAGAATTTTGACTAGCAGGAATGGGGATCAGGTTCGGGATATTG GTGCCGCGTGGATGCACGAAACTTCTCAGAACGGACTGGTGAAGCTGATCCCTCTGCTCTCGATCCCGTATTACTACGACGACGGTATGCCGCTCTACTTCACCAGAGAAGGTCGTGCCGGATCTCAGTtcaaggcgaagaaggtcgcCGATGAGTTCGCCGATTACTGTGAATGGTACTACGAGACCAACGCGGACGCGGAGGACCGTTCGGTCAACGATTTTGTCAAGGAATTTGTCCTGCAACATCAGCTCATTACCGATGATGAGCGTCTCTGGGCGCCGCAGGCCGTGCGCGAAGTAGAATTGTGGATCGGCACGAGCACCGAACAGGCCTCGTCCAGACATCTGTCCTACTTTGTTACTGAGCGCAATCTTTATATGAAGGGAGGATACGACCGGATCGTGAACTGGACCGCGGAGCCCCTCCGCCACGAGCCGAGCATGATCCGTCTCAACCACCAAGTCGAGCACGTGGAGTGGAGCGACGATGGTGATACGCCTGTACGCGTCCAATGCAAGGATGCCGATGGAAACCCCCAGCTCATTGAGGGAGATGCGGTGGTGATGACTCTGCCCCTGGGCGTGTACCACCACAACCTCGTCTCCTTCAACCCGCCCCTGCCGAGTGATATCCAGGGAGCGATGTCCAGGTTCAGCTACGGCGCCCTGGGCAAAGTATTTTTCGAGTTCAGTGACATCTTCTGGTCCAAAGACAACGACCAGTTCATGTTCTACCCATCTCCTTCGGACGAGGACTCCCTATCCGCATCCTCCGTCCAGTCCAGCACCAGCATGAGCTCCCGGGGTGAAAAAGACAACATCCTAAACTACGCGACCGTGACGATCAACctgtggatgatgacgggAGCCAAGGAGCTGTGCGTGCAAATCGCCGAGCCCTTAACCCAGCGCATTGAAGCGATGAACGACTCGAAGGAGATCTACCAGTTCTTTGAACCACTGTTCAAACTGTTCCGCACCGAGCCCTACAAGGCTCTGCCGCGCCTGGTCAGTGTTGAAACTACACACTGGACCCAGGACCCCCTCGCGGGCTACGGCACGTACTCGGCTGATAAGGTCGGAGACGACCCAGATCTGCTGATTGCCGCGCTCGAAGCCCACAAGAGCAGCCGTATGCAGTTTGCCGGGGAGCACTGCACCATGGTTGCCAATGGCTGTGTCCATGGCGCATTCCGCACAGGTGAAATTGCTGCGGTCAACCTGCTTGATACATTTGGCATTCATCTTGACGGGCGTGATATCGGTGTGAAGGACAAGTTGATTATCTAG
- a CDS encoding uncharacterized protein (ID:PFLUO_003368-T1.cds;~source:funannotate) — translation MQAGSVGIPEDFVLLPDPKSKNGSASEPLEQNLSQKYAAPDFVFLIEHIPTGHFYLYDLGMRKDLHNLSPFTRKFDLPFFDYSPVLPSEILSQHGPPAFHPSKLRAIILSHLDFDHIGDCGKEAFPNAEIWMGPSACLKARPGYPEDPDSTGLSSDFPRDGSRNIVEFTIPDDVLQGKGDARVDLMREWKSKGYYAAIEQRVPTSGWHPLGSFPLACDLFGDQSAYLIDSPGHGAGHQSLLIRVQKGLSENLSTGPDCTKSELPQDDFVLLAGDTFHHPELLRDPLRMARVSYSSSSVHTDDDLAIDSIYRTREFAQRANCWVIAAHDSDIQTSLAAGQSCVEGLVLLNDWKHKGWKGEQGKT, via the coding sequence ATGCAGGCAGGCAGCGTAGGGATTCCCGAGGACTTCGTCCTCTTACCAGATCCAAAGTCAAAGAATGGGTCAGCGTCAGAGCCATTGGAGCAGAATCTATCCCAGAAATACGCTGCACCCGACTTTGTGTTCCTGATTGAACACATACCAACTGGACATTTCTACCTCTACGACCTAGGCATGCGCAAAGATTTACACAATCTATCCCCTTTCACGCGCAAGTTCGACCTTCCTTTCTTTGATTACTCGCCTGTTCTCCCATCAGAGATACTATCGCAACATGGCCCGCCTGCCTTTCATCCTTCCAAGTTGCGCGCTATCATACTCTCGCATCTAGATTTTGATCACATTGGTGACTGCGGGAAAGAGGCATTTCCAAATGCTGAGATCTGGATGGGTCCTTCTGCTTGCTTGAAGGCTCGGCCTGGGTACCCGGAAGATCCTGATTCGACGGGACTGTCAAGTGACTTTCCCCGGGATGGTAGTCGGAATATTGTCGAGTTTACTATCCCCgatgatgttcttcaggGCAAAGGAGATGCCAGAGTTGACCTTATGAGAGAGTGGAAGTCCAAGGGATACTATGCAGCAATCGAGCAGCGGGTCCCAACCAGTGGTTGGCATCCTTTGGGAAGCTTCCCCCTGGCTTGCGACTTGTTCGGTGACCAATCTGCGTATCTAATAGACAGCCCTGGGCATGGCGCCGGACACCAGTCGCTTCTGATTCGAGTGCAGAAAGGACTTAGTGAAAATCTATCAACTGGACCAGATTGCACAAAATCAGAATTACCGCAGGATGATTTTGTCCTATTGGCCGGTGATACATTTCATCATCCGGAGTTGTTACGAGACCCTCTCAGGATGGCCCGTGTTTCGTACAGCTCGAGCAGCGTACACACTGATGACGACCTGGCAATTGATTCCATATATCGTACACGAGAGTTTGCCCAACGCGCAAACTGTTGGGTCATAGCTGCCCATGACTCCGATATCCAGACTTCCCTTGCTGCCGGGCAGAGCTGTGTCGAGGGATTGGTTCTTCTGAATGACTGGAAGCATAAGGGGTGGAAGGGTGAGCAAGGTAAAACATAG